One window of the Eucalyptus grandis isolate ANBG69807.140 chromosome 8, ASM1654582v1, whole genome shotgun sequence genome contains the following:
- the LOC120287294 gene encoding toll/interleukin-1 receptor-like protein has translation MHRLVLSNPFVALVAPILLGVLAHKLLRKRRASAQRDADDQHPGTPSPPIQPRGNDFDVFLSFRDVDTRTGFTDYLYCSLVDVGIRVFMDDNEPRLGERLSEELMQAISNSNILIPIISENYASDKWCLQELVCMMECLKQRGHRVCPIFYKVKVAEVRYQQGRFEEAFRNYKRRRFDPEVVAKWKKALAEVSCLKGWESEKVADG, from the coding sequence ATGCATCGTCTCGTTCTTAGCAACCCTTTCGTGGCGCTTGTCGCACCGATCCTTCTCGGTGTGCTGGCGCACAAGCTTCTGAGAAAGAGGAGAGCAAGTGCGCAAAGAGACGCGGATGATCAGCATCCTGGTACGCCTAGTCCTCCGATCCAGCCCAGAGGGAACGATTTCgacgtgttcttgagctttagagatGTAGATACTCGAACAGGTTTCACTGACTACCTCTATTGCAGCCTCGTCGATGTTGGAATCCGTGTCTTCATGGACGACAATGAGCCCCGCTTGGGCGAGAGATTGAGCGAAGAGCTTATGCAAGCCATTAGTAACAGCAATATTTTGATCCCGATTATCTCTGAGAATTATGCTTCTGACAAATGGTGCCTTCAAGAACTGGTTTGCATGATGGAGTGCCTAAAACAACGGGGACACAGAGTGTGTCCCATATTCTACAAAGTGAAAGTTGCGGAGGTGCGATATCAACAAGGTCGTTTTGAAGAGGCATTTCGTAATTACAAGCGGAGGCGTTTTGACCCAGAGGTTGTGGCCAAATGGAAGAAAGCGCTTGCAGAAGTCTCTTGCTTGAAGGGATGGGAATCAGAGAAAGTTGCAGATGGGTAA